A genomic segment from Lutzomyia longipalpis isolate SR_M1_2022 chromosome 3, ASM2433408v1 encodes:
- the LOC129793727 gene encoding rap guanine nucleotide exchange factor 2 isoform X3, with product MQKHFFRSIDGGSRRESRTSTEEDDMDEEFIARRPIGSTLRLAARCRPPSGGDSMRRWNSFHAPRGECHPNKIRRDRKSTSPCISEVSDSWRKQLYRGRSLAEKSDRVSLSTCFGKRNGGSCRRPSECFVLESSEMIVIDYPEVTSNVASNQHLSPSTAKVARGRCERGMDQSQQRGGSAFNIIYTDVDTGHQSRPELYQKCNRGSHSSDTSSAYSGSDTMTSVHSSSIDADEVDLSGLVESVVDSDEEDLAESMDSLTVRDTVRECLEKDPTDRTEDDIETLLEFTQKLKAFTSLTLAVRRALCSVMVFAVVEKAGTMVMNDGEELDSWSVLINGHVEIEHANGEHEELQVGDSFGILPTMDKLYHQGVMRTKCDDCQFVCITQTDYYRIQHQGEENTKRHEDNGQLVMITELRHGLLDAGTRRGHVVIRGTPERLMLQLIEENSMTDPTYVEDFLLTYRTFIENPNQVAQQLLTWFENEDTSPSTCSATPTEIRDRVTRTVILWVNNHFTDFEFDGQMMEFLEAFEVGLEKKAMEGQLRLLHIACAAKARTRVVTLTRSSRDEPLHFEISGGSERGGLGVFVIGVERRTKAEEVGFKRGDQILEVNGNSLEHVTLARALELLRSTTHLSVTLRSNLLAFREMLATPECLSPQRSRPARRRVVPDLQDPRARLSAADLIAGVDQADAAMRVPASPPAIPNPPPMGPLSAPPAPSAKSSSGFMTLAPKRRLQKALIKMNLLPKNSLLLATEGSIDAESPPPVPNTVAPGSGGDNSSTSSGSSQSVTTTTPSTSGPTIYHSQSNPDLSTYYDDNRAADYPEHVLKVYKADQTCKYLLVHKETTAHEVVMLALQEFGIHETSSNFSLCEVSVGEGGMVKQRRLPDQMQNLAERIGLSARYYLKTNGITETLVPDDVAAELVRENVVHFLQLNANEVAMQLTFQDFAIFRQIESTEYIDDLFELRSPYGTPMLKQFAELVNREMFWVVTEICSEGNIVRRMKIIKQFVKVARHCKECRNFNSMFAIVSGLGHAAVSRLRATWDKLPSKYQKLFGDLQELMDPSRNMSKYRQLVSTELVTQHPIIPFYPVVKKDLTFIHLGNDSRIEGLINFEKLRMIAKEVRSLAYMCNSPNDLLTMLELRGQPPSSAMVALNQMSVATSGGGTSNFLGGGQATVKRRKKSTAAPNPKKMFEEAQMVRRVKAYLNNMKVTTDEDALHALSAECEPSGGSAPSSVTIRKRHPSPTLSTTSSTSSTSEGKKSAHISTAGAAIGAAVSTAAASGKFGAASPQAVKKILALSEQSKTRPHHPKHPGIVLPGLGHYTSTLQQSSISPSPSPNTHRRINPSSSAGSVSYSAHSFPSGHVGGRAIHERSHSDTPTPVPSVDLSAESSSVTSLSNMPLRKTITSSSLTSSDSGHGSCAQSTADNQSNCSESNSGLYHVASSIVHNSPSPTLQQRRHSAMHAHPMVASVGGHGARGAGCPRLPPAYSVAAQMARLHRLGRAHSHEGVTTVTAAGNPGGLIAPQTHYRPEPEDEDEDDDEETQVSAV from the exons atgcaaaaacattttttccgGAGCATAGACGGGGGTAGTCGGCGTGAGAGTCGCACATCGACGGAGGAGGATGACATGGATGAGGAATTCATTGCGAGGCGACCTATTGGGTCGACGCTTAGGCTAGCGGCACGTTGCCGTCCCCCATCTGGGGGTGATTCAATGCGTAGGTGGAATAGCTTCCATGCCCCGCGTGGTGAATGTCATCCCAATAAAATTCGCCGTGACCGCAAATCCACATCTCCGTGCATTTCGGAAGTTAGTGATTCGTGGCGCAAACAGCTCTATCGTGGCAGGTCGTTGGCAGAAAAGAGTGATAGGGTGTCCCTTAGTACTTG CTTTGGGAAACGCAACGGCGGCAGTTGCCGAAGACCAAGCGAATGCTTCGTGCTGGAGTCGTCTGAAATGATTGTt ATTGATTATCCAGAAGTAACAAGCAACGTGGCAAGCAATCAGCATTTGAGCCCATCGACCGCAAAGGTGGCAAGGGGTCGATGTGAGCGCGGGATGGACCAGAGTCAGCAGCGTGGTGGCTCTGCCTTCAACATAATCTACACGGACGTAGACACGGGGCATCAGTCACGTCCCGAACTCTACCAGAAGTGCAATAGAGGTAGTCATTCAAGCGATACGAGTTCAGCTTATAGTGGATCCGACACCATGACTTCCGTTCACAGTTCATCCATTGATGCCGATGAG GTTGATCTCTCGGGGCTTGTGGAGAGTGTGGTGGATTCAGATGAGGAGGATTTAGCTGAGAGTATGGATAGTTTAACCGTACGCGATACAGTACGGGAATGTTTAGAGAAGGATCCCACCGATCGGACAGAAGATGATATTGAGACACTCCTTGAATTTACGCAAAAGCTCAAAGCCTTCACGAGCCTCACGCTGGCCGTGCGGCGGGCATTGTGTAGCGTAATGGTGTTTGCTGTTGTCGAGAAGGCCGGCACGATGGTTATGAATGATGGGGAAGAGTTGGATTCGTGGAGTGTCCTTATAAATGGTCACGTTGAGATTGAGCATGCAAATGGGGAGCATGAGGAGCTACAAGTTGGTGATAGTTTTGGTATTTTACCCACAATGGATAAGTTGTATCATCAGGGTGTAATGCGAACAAAATGCGATGACTGCCAATTTGTCTGCATCACGCAGACGGACTACTACAGGATTCAGCATCAGGGAGAGGAGAATACGAAGCGACATGAGGACAATGGGCAATTGGTGATGATAACTGAATTGCGCCATGGGCTCCTTGATGCTGGAACAAGGCGTGGTCATGTTGTTATTCGGGGAACACCCGAACGATTAATGTTGCAGCTGATTGAGGAGAATTCCATGACGGATCCAACGTACGTTGAGGACTTCCTGCTAACTTATCGGACATTCATTGAGAATCCCAATCAAGTGGCACAGCAGCTGTTGACGTGGTTTGAGAATGAAGACACCTCCCCGTCAACGTGCTCAGCAACACCCACCGAGATTAGGGATCGTGTCACGCGCACAGTGATTCTGTGGGTGAATAATCACTTTACGGACTTTGAATTTGATGGGCAAATGATGGAATTCTTGGAGGCTTTCGAAGTTGGGCTGGAGAAGAAAGCCATGGAGGGTCAGCTGCGTCTGTTGCACATAGCTTGCGCTGCCAAAGCCCGTACACGGGTAGTCACACTCACGAGATCCTCACGAGATGAGCCGTTGCACTTTGAAATAAGTGGTGGGAGTGAAAGAGGGGGTTTGGGGGTGTTTGTTATTGGTGTTGAGAGGCGAACAAAGGCCGAAGAGGTGGGATTCAAGCGTGGCGATCAAATTCTCGAGGTTAATGGGAATAGTTTGGAGCACGTGACCCTTGCGAGGGCACTTGAACTGCTTCGGAGTACAACACACCTCAGTGTGACACTACGAAGCAATCTGTTGGCATTCAGAGAGATGCTGGCAACGCCTGAATGCCTCTCGCCGCAGCGAAGTCGTCCAGCAAGGCGGAGAGTTGTACCGGATTTGCAGGATCCACGAGCGAGGCTATCGGCAGCAGACTTGATTGCTGGCGTTGATCAGGCAGATGCAGCAATGCGCGTACCTGCTTCCCCACCGGCAATCCCGAATCCACCACCAATGGGCCCCTTGTCAGCTCCACCGGCACCAAGTGCAAAGAGCAGCAGTGGTTTCATGACGCTGGCGCCGAAGAGACGCCTCCAGAAGGCTCTGATTAAGATGAATCTCCTTCCGAAGAATTCCCTCCTTCTTGCCACCGAAGGGAGTATTGATGCTGAATCCCCACCTCCAGTACCCAACACAGTTGCGCCAGGAAGTGGTGGTGACAACAGTAGTACAAGTTCAGGATCTTCCCAGAGTGTTACAACAACAACACCCTCAACGTCGGGGCCAACAATCTACCATAGTCAGAGTAATCCCGATCTAAGTACCTACTACGACGATAATCGGGCTGCAGACTACCCAGAGCACGTGCTGAAAGTCTACAAAGCCGATCAAACTTGCAAGTATCTCCTGGTGCACAAGGAGACAACGGCTCATGAGGTTGTCATGCTGGCCCTTCAGGAATTCGGGATTCATGAGACAAGTTCGAATTTCTCCCTGTGCGAAGTCAGCGTGGGCGAAGGTGGGATGGTTAAACAGCGACGACTGCCAGATCAAATGCAAAACTTAGCTGAACGCATTGGCTTATCAGCTAGGTACTACCTCAAGACAAACGGTATCACTGAGACACTCGTCCCGGATGATGTTGCCGCCGAGCTTGTGCGGGAGAATGTGGTGCATTTCCTTCAGCTCAATGCCAATGAGGTTGCCATGCAGTTGACCTTTCAG gactttgcaattttccgcCAAATTGAGAGTACAGAGTACATTGATGACCTCTTTGAGCTACGTTCCCCCTATGGGACACCAATGCTGAAGCAATTTGCCGAACTTGTCAACCGGGAGATGTTCTGGGTTGTCACGGAGATCTGTAGCGAAGGGAATATTGTGCGACGCATGAAGATCATTAAGCAATTCGTCAAGGTGGCGCGACACTGCAAGGAGTGTcggaatttcaattcaatgttTGCCATTGTTTCGGGGTTGGGGCACGCCGCTGTGAGTCGCCTACGGGCCACGTGGGATAAGTTGCCGTCAAAGTATCAGAAACTCTTTGGGGATCTGCAGGAGTTGATGGATCCATCGAGGAATATGTCAAAGTATCGGCAATTGGTTTCAACTGAACTTGTTACACAGCACCCAATCATCCCCTTTTACCCCGTTGTTAAGAAGGATTTAACATTCATCCACCTTGGCAATGATTCACGCATTGAgggtttaattaattttgagaaactCCGAATGATTGCAAAG GAGGTTCGTAGTTTAGCCTACATGTGCAATTCGCCGAATGATTTGCTAACAATGCTGGAGCTTCGTGGGCAACCACCGAGTTCCGCAATGGTGGCACTCAATCAGATGTCCGTGGCTACATCCGGGGGTGGTACGTCGAACTTCCTCGGGGGTGGGCAGGCAACGGTGAAACGGCGGAAGAAGAGTACAGCAGCACCGAATCCGAAGAAAATGTTCGAAGAGGCTCAAATGGTGCGTCGTGTGAAGGCATATTTGAATAATATGAAGGTAACAACGGATGAGGATGCCCTGCACGCGTTGTCGGCTGAATGTGAACCCAGCGGCGGGTCTGCCCCGAGTTCTGTCACCATCCGCAAGAGGCATCCATCGCCAACACTCAGCACAACATCAAGTACAAGTAGTACGAGTGAAGGGAAGAAATCGGCGCATATTTCAACAGCTGGTGCTGCCATTGGGGCTGCTGTGTCAACAGCTGCAGCCAGTGGGAAGTTTG GAGCTGCATCACCGCAGGCTGTTAAGAAAATCCTGGCGCTTTCGGAGCAGAGCAAAACACGCCCCCACCATCCAAAACATCCGGGGATTGTCCTCCCTGGCCTTGGGCATTACACATCAACGCTTCAGCAATCATCCATTAGTCCATCACCCTCACCAAATACCCACCGACGCATTAACCCGAGTAGTAGTGCAG GATCCGTCTCGTATTCAGCTCATAGCTTCCCAAGTGGGCACGTAGGTGGACGCGCTATTCACGAGAGAAGTCACTCAGATACCCCAACTCCCGTCCCGTCTGTGGATCTCTCAGCTGAGAGTAGCAGTGTGACGTCATTGAGCAATATGCCACTGCGGAAGACAATCACATCCAGCAGCTTGACGTCAAGTGACAGTGGCCATGGGTCGTGTGCGCAATCAACGGCGGATAATCAGAGTAATTGTTCAGAGAGCAATAGTGGGCTGTATCACGTTGCATCGTCTATTGTGCACAATTCCCCGTCGCCAACACTCCAGCAGAGGCGTCATTCAGCAATGCACG CGCATCCAATGGTGGCAAGTGTGGGTGGACACGGGGCTAGGGGTGCAGGATGCCCACGGCTACCACCAGCCTATAGTGTTGCAGCACAAATGGCACGCTTGCATCGTCTCGGGAGGGCACACAGCCACGAGGGGGTGACAACAGTGACAGCAGCAGGGAATCCCGGGGGGTTGATTGCGCCCCAAACGCACTACCGCCCAGAGCCAGAGGATGAAGATGAAGATG atGACGAGGAGACGCAAGTGTCGGCAGtctaa
- the LOC129793727 gene encoding rap guanine nucleotide exchange factor 2 isoform X1 produces the protein MQKHFFRSIDGGSRRESRTSTEEDDMDEEFIARRPIGSTLRLAARCRPPSGGDSMRRWNSFHAPRGECHPNKIRRDRKSTSPCISEVSDSWRKQLYRGRSLAEKSDRVSLSTCFGKRNGGSCRRPSECFVLESSEMIVIDYPEVTSNVASNQHLSPSTAKVARGRCERGMDQSQQRGGSAFNIIYTDVDTGHQSRPELYQKCNRGSHSSDTSSAYSGSDTMTSVHSSSIDADEVDLSGLVESVVDSDEEDLAESMDSLTVRDTVRECLEKDPTDRTEDDIETLLEFTQKLKAFTSLTLAVRRALCSVMVFAVVEKAGTMVMNDGEELDSWSVLINGHVEIEHANGEHEELQVGDSFGILPTMDKLYHQGVMRTKCDDCQFVCITQTDYYRIQHQGEENTKRHEDNGQLVMITELRHGLLDAGTRRGHVVIRGTPERLMLQLIEENSMTDPTYVEDFLLTYRTFIENPNQVAQQLLTWFENEDTSPSTCSATPTEIRDRVTRTVILWVNNHFTDFEFDGQMMEFLEAFEVGLEKKAMEGQLRLLHIACAAKARTRVVTLTRSSRDEPLHFEISGGSERGGLGVFVIGVERRTKAEEVGFKRGDQILEVNGNSLEHVTLARALELLRSTTHLSVTLRSNLLAFREMLATPECLSPQRSRPARRRVVPDLQDPRARLSAADLIAGVDQADAAMRVPASPPAIPNPPPMGPLSAPPAPSAKSSSGFMTLAPKRRLQKALIKMNLLPKNSLLLATEGSIDAESPPPVPNTVAPGSGGDNSSTSSGSSQSVTTTTPSTSGPTIYHSQSNPDLSTYYDDNRAADYPEHVLKVYKADQTCKYLLVHKETTAHEVVMLALQEFGIHETSSNFSLCEVSVGEGGMVKQRRLPDQMQNLAERIGLSARYYLKTNGITETLVPDDVAAELVRENVVHFLQLNANEVAMQLTFQDFAIFRQIESTEYIDDLFELRSPYGTPMLKQFAELVNREMFWVVTEICSEGNIVRRMKIIKQFVKVARHCKECRNFNSMFAIVSGLGHAAVSRLRATWDKLPSKYQKLFGDLQELMDPSRNMSKYRQLVSTELVTQHPIIPFYPVVKKDLTFIHLGNDSRIEGLINFEKLRMIAKEVRSLAYMCNSPNDLLTMLELRGQPPSSAMVALNQMSVATSGGGTSNFLGGGQATVKRRKKSTAAPNPKKMFEEAQMVRRVKAYLNNMKVTTDEDALHALSAECEPSGGSAPSSVTIRKRHPSPTLSTTSSTSSTSEGKKSAHISTAGAAIGAAVSTAAASGKFGAASPQAVKKILALSEQSKTRPHHPKHPGIVLPGLGHYTSTLQQSSISPSPSPNTHRRINPSSSAGSVSYSAHSFPSGHVGGRAIHERSHSDTPTPVPSVDLSAESSSVTSLSNMPLRKTITSSSLTSSDSGHGSCAQSTADNQSNCSESNSGLYHVASSIVHNSPSPTLQQRRHSAMHGSCGLGNYIMSTPAIGVPPPPHHHPHAHGPSNSQALNGDLPYQLTPIVSPLHGSTTNFLTSPQFHSGTRYNAHPMVASVGGHGARGAGCPRLPPAYSVAAQMARLHRLGRAHSHEGVTTVTAAGNPGGLIAPQTHYRPEPEDEDEDDDEETQVSAV, from the exons atgcaaaaacattttttccgGAGCATAGACGGGGGTAGTCGGCGTGAGAGTCGCACATCGACGGAGGAGGATGACATGGATGAGGAATTCATTGCGAGGCGACCTATTGGGTCGACGCTTAGGCTAGCGGCACGTTGCCGTCCCCCATCTGGGGGTGATTCAATGCGTAGGTGGAATAGCTTCCATGCCCCGCGTGGTGAATGTCATCCCAATAAAATTCGCCGTGACCGCAAATCCACATCTCCGTGCATTTCGGAAGTTAGTGATTCGTGGCGCAAACAGCTCTATCGTGGCAGGTCGTTGGCAGAAAAGAGTGATAGGGTGTCCCTTAGTACTTG CTTTGGGAAACGCAACGGCGGCAGTTGCCGAAGACCAAGCGAATGCTTCGTGCTGGAGTCGTCTGAAATGATTGTt ATTGATTATCCAGAAGTAACAAGCAACGTGGCAAGCAATCAGCATTTGAGCCCATCGACCGCAAAGGTGGCAAGGGGTCGATGTGAGCGCGGGATGGACCAGAGTCAGCAGCGTGGTGGCTCTGCCTTCAACATAATCTACACGGACGTAGACACGGGGCATCAGTCACGTCCCGAACTCTACCAGAAGTGCAATAGAGGTAGTCATTCAAGCGATACGAGTTCAGCTTATAGTGGATCCGACACCATGACTTCCGTTCACAGTTCATCCATTGATGCCGATGAG GTTGATCTCTCGGGGCTTGTGGAGAGTGTGGTGGATTCAGATGAGGAGGATTTAGCTGAGAGTATGGATAGTTTAACCGTACGCGATACAGTACGGGAATGTTTAGAGAAGGATCCCACCGATCGGACAGAAGATGATATTGAGACACTCCTTGAATTTACGCAAAAGCTCAAAGCCTTCACGAGCCTCACGCTGGCCGTGCGGCGGGCATTGTGTAGCGTAATGGTGTTTGCTGTTGTCGAGAAGGCCGGCACGATGGTTATGAATGATGGGGAAGAGTTGGATTCGTGGAGTGTCCTTATAAATGGTCACGTTGAGATTGAGCATGCAAATGGGGAGCATGAGGAGCTACAAGTTGGTGATAGTTTTGGTATTTTACCCACAATGGATAAGTTGTATCATCAGGGTGTAATGCGAACAAAATGCGATGACTGCCAATTTGTCTGCATCACGCAGACGGACTACTACAGGATTCAGCATCAGGGAGAGGAGAATACGAAGCGACATGAGGACAATGGGCAATTGGTGATGATAACTGAATTGCGCCATGGGCTCCTTGATGCTGGAACAAGGCGTGGTCATGTTGTTATTCGGGGAACACCCGAACGATTAATGTTGCAGCTGATTGAGGAGAATTCCATGACGGATCCAACGTACGTTGAGGACTTCCTGCTAACTTATCGGACATTCATTGAGAATCCCAATCAAGTGGCACAGCAGCTGTTGACGTGGTTTGAGAATGAAGACACCTCCCCGTCAACGTGCTCAGCAACACCCACCGAGATTAGGGATCGTGTCACGCGCACAGTGATTCTGTGGGTGAATAATCACTTTACGGACTTTGAATTTGATGGGCAAATGATGGAATTCTTGGAGGCTTTCGAAGTTGGGCTGGAGAAGAAAGCCATGGAGGGTCAGCTGCGTCTGTTGCACATAGCTTGCGCTGCCAAAGCCCGTACACGGGTAGTCACACTCACGAGATCCTCACGAGATGAGCCGTTGCACTTTGAAATAAGTGGTGGGAGTGAAAGAGGGGGTTTGGGGGTGTTTGTTATTGGTGTTGAGAGGCGAACAAAGGCCGAAGAGGTGGGATTCAAGCGTGGCGATCAAATTCTCGAGGTTAATGGGAATAGTTTGGAGCACGTGACCCTTGCGAGGGCACTTGAACTGCTTCGGAGTACAACACACCTCAGTGTGACACTACGAAGCAATCTGTTGGCATTCAGAGAGATGCTGGCAACGCCTGAATGCCTCTCGCCGCAGCGAAGTCGTCCAGCAAGGCGGAGAGTTGTACCGGATTTGCAGGATCCACGAGCGAGGCTATCGGCAGCAGACTTGATTGCTGGCGTTGATCAGGCAGATGCAGCAATGCGCGTACCTGCTTCCCCACCGGCAATCCCGAATCCACCACCAATGGGCCCCTTGTCAGCTCCACCGGCACCAAGTGCAAAGAGCAGCAGTGGTTTCATGACGCTGGCGCCGAAGAGACGCCTCCAGAAGGCTCTGATTAAGATGAATCTCCTTCCGAAGAATTCCCTCCTTCTTGCCACCGAAGGGAGTATTGATGCTGAATCCCCACCTCCAGTACCCAACACAGTTGCGCCAGGAAGTGGTGGTGACAACAGTAGTACAAGTTCAGGATCTTCCCAGAGTGTTACAACAACAACACCCTCAACGTCGGGGCCAACAATCTACCATAGTCAGAGTAATCCCGATCTAAGTACCTACTACGACGATAATCGGGCTGCAGACTACCCAGAGCACGTGCTGAAAGTCTACAAAGCCGATCAAACTTGCAAGTATCTCCTGGTGCACAAGGAGACAACGGCTCATGAGGTTGTCATGCTGGCCCTTCAGGAATTCGGGATTCATGAGACAAGTTCGAATTTCTCCCTGTGCGAAGTCAGCGTGGGCGAAGGTGGGATGGTTAAACAGCGACGACTGCCAGATCAAATGCAAAACTTAGCTGAACGCATTGGCTTATCAGCTAGGTACTACCTCAAGACAAACGGTATCACTGAGACACTCGTCCCGGATGATGTTGCCGCCGAGCTTGTGCGGGAGAATGTGGTGCATTTCCTTCAGCTCAATGCCAATGAGGTTGCCATGCAGTTGACCTTTCAG gactttgcaattttccgcCAAATTGAGAGTACAGAGTACATTGATGACCTCTTTGAGCTACGTTCCCCCTATGGGACACCAATGCTGAAGCAATTTGCCGAACTTGTCAACCGGGAGATGTTCTGGGTTGTCACGGAGATCTGTAGCGAAGGGAATATTGTGCGACGCATGAAGATCATTAAGCAATTCGTCAAGGTGGCGCGACACTGCAAGGAGTGTcggaatttcaattcaatgttTGCCATTGTTTCGGGGTTGGGGCACGCCGCTGTGAGTCGCCTACGGGCCACGTGGGATAAGTTGCCGTCAAAGTATCAGAAACTCTTTGGGGATCTGCAGGAGTTGATGGATCCATCGAGGAATATGTCAAAGTATCGGCAATTGGTTTCAACTGAACTTGTTACACAGCACCCAATCATCCCCTTTTACCCCGTTGTTAAGAAGGATTTAACATTCATCCACCTTGGCAATGATTCACGCATTGAgggtttaattaattttgagaaactCCGAATGATTGCAAAG GAGGTTCGTAGTTTAGCCTACATGTGCAATTCGCCGAATGATTTGCTAACAATGCTGGAGCTTCGTGGGCAACCACCGAGTTCCGCAATGGTGGCACTCAATCAGATGTCCGTGGCTACATCCGGGGGTGGTACGTCGAACTTCCTCGGGGGTGGGCAGGCAACGGTGAAACGGCGGAAGAAGAGTACAGCAGCACCGAATCCGAAGAAAATGTTCGAAGAGGCTCAAATGGTGCGTCGTGTGAAGGCATATTTGAATAATATGAAGGTAACAACGGATGAGGATGCCCTGCACGCGTTGTCGGCTGAATGTGAACCCAGCGGCGGGTCTGCCCCGAGTTCTGTCACCATCCGCAAGAGGCATCCATCGCCAACACTCAGCACAACATCAAGTACAAGTAGTACGAGTGAAGGGAAGAAATCGGCGCATATTTCAACAGCTGGTGCTGCCATTGGGGCTGCTGTGTCAACAGCTGCAGCCAGTGGGAAGTTTG GAGCTGCATCACCGCAGGCTGTTAAGAAAATCCTGGCGCTTTCGGAGCAGAGCAAAACACGCCCCCACCATCCAAAACATCCGGGGATTGTCCTCCCTGGCCTTGGGCATTACACATCAACGCTTCAGCAATCATCCATTAGTCCATCACCCTCACCAAATACCCACCGACGCATTAACCCGAGTAGTAGTGCAG GATCCGTCTCGTATTCAGCTCATAGCTTCCCAAGTGGGCACGTAGGTGGACGCGCTATTCACGAGAGAAGTCACTCAGATACCCCAACTCCCGTCCCGTCTGTGGATCTCTCAGCTGAGAGTAGCAGTGTGACGTCATTGAGCAATATGCCACTGCGGAAGACAATCACATCCAGCAGCTTGACGTCAAGTGACAGTGGCCATGGGTCGTGTGCGCAATCAACGGCGGATAATCAGAGTAATTGTTCAGAGAGCAATAGTGGGCTGTATCACGTTGCATCGTCTATTGTGCACAATTCCCCGTCGCCAACACTCCAGCAGAGGCGTCATTCAGCAATGCACG GCTCCTGCGGATTGGGCAATTATATCATGTCAACACCGGCAATTGGGGTGCCTCCGCCACCGCATCATCACCCCCATGCGCATGGCCCGTCAAATTCCCAAGCATTGAATGGAGATCTCCCCTATCAACTCACACCAATCGTCTCACCACTCCATGGGTCCACGACAAACTTTCTCACATCACCACAATTTCATTCTGGCACACGATACAACG CGCATCCAATGGTGGCAAGTGTGGGTGGACACGGGGCTAGGGGTGCAGGATGCCCACGGCTACCACCAGCCTATAGTGTTGCAGCACAAATGGCACGCTTGCATCGTCTCGGGAGGGCACACAGCCACGAGGGGGTGACAACAGTGACAGCAGCAGGGAATCCCGGGGGGTTGATTGCGCCCCAAACGCACTACCGCCCAGAGCCAGAGGATGAAGATGAAGATG atGACGAGGAGACGCAAGTGTCGGCAGtctaa